The proteins below are encoded in one region of Apium graveolens cultivar Ventura chromosome 4, ASM990537v1, whole genome shotgun sequence:
- the LOC141719748 gene encoding uncharacterized protein LOC141719748 gives MGACFSTWIIMDSNHHLNLSSTSSANLITLDGQLRQFPIPLTVSQLLLQIDSESESESTPEYFICNSDGLYYDEHIQAMELTEELQSGQIYFILPNSKLHYPLSASDMAALAVKASAAISSINNNKKSSKSQINPIDLSIQSPVSEAAANIRKKNYSSDKQAGGGLGISRCGSMRKIQRYSTKRAKLAARSFRRLTTIHEASDLQAY, from the coding sequence ATGGGCGCTTGTTTTTCCACTTGGATCATCATGGACTCAAACCACCACCTCAACTTATCATCCACATCATCAGCTAATCTTATCACACTTGATGGACAACTCCGTCAGTTCCCTATCCCTCTCACAGTTTCGCAACTCCTCCTTCAAATCGACTCTGAATCCGAATCCGAATCCACACCCGAATATTTTATCTGCAACTCCGATGGCTTGTATTACGACGAGCACATACAAGCCATGGAGTTGACAGAGGAATTACAATCAGGTCAAATTTATTTCATTCTTCCAAACTCCAAGCTTCATTATCCATTAAGCGCATCCGACATGGCTGCTCTTGCTGTAAAAGCTAGTGCTGCAATTTCATCTATCAACAATAACAAAAAAAGCAGTAAGTCACAAATAAATCCGATCGATCTTTCGATTCAATCGCCCGTATCTGAAGCAGCTGCGAATATTAGAAAGAAGAATTATAGCAGTGACAAACAGGCTGGAGGAGGTTTAGGAATATCGAGATGTGGATCAATGAGGAAGATTCAGAGATACTCTACTAAACGTGCTAAATTAGCTGCTCGTTCGTTTCGGAGATTGACTACCATTCATGAAGCCTCTGATCTGCAAGCTTATTAA